In Mesoplodon densirostris isolate mMesDen1 chromosome 5, mMesDen1 primary haplotype, whole genome shotgun sequence, a single window of DNA contains:
- the GPR15 gene encoding G-protein coupled receptor 15: MDPETTTVYLEYFYVTSQNPDIEETHSHVPYTSVFLPVFYTVVFLTGALGNVILMSALHFKRGSRRLIDIFIINLAASDFIFIITLPLWVDKEASLGLWRTGSFLCKGSSYMISVNMHCNVFLLTCMSVDRYLAIMCPAVSRKFRNRDCAYGVCASVWFISCLLGLPTLLSRELTLIDGKPYCAEKRATPVKLAWGLVALIFTFFAPLVSIVTCYCCITRKLCVRYQQSGKHNKKLRKSIKVIFIVVAAFVFSWLPFNTFKLLAIVSGLQQELYFPSAFLQWGMEVSGPLAFANGCISPFIYYVFDSYIRRAILHCLCPCLKKYDFGSSTETSDLTKALSNFIQAEDFARRRKRSVSL; the protein is encoded by the coding sequence ATGGACCCAGAAACAACCACGGTTTATTTGGAATATTTCTATGTTACAAGCCAAAATCCTGATATTGAAGAGACCCACTCTCACGTTCCTTATACATCTGTCTTCCTTCCGGTCTTTTACACAGTGGTGTTCCTGACTGGAGCGTTGGGGAACGTCATCCTCATGAGTGCATTGCATTTCAAAAGGGGCAGCCGAAGACTGATTGACATTTTTATCATCAACCTGGCTGCCTCTGACTTCATCTTCATCATCACGTTGCCTCTCTGGGTGGATAAAGAAGCATCTTTAGGactgtggaggacaggctctttcCTGTGCAAAGGCAGCTCCTACATGATCTCAGTCAACATGCACTGCAATGTCTTCTTGCTCACCTGCATGAGTGTTGACCGCTACCTGGCCATCATGTGTCCAGCCGTATCCAGGAAATTCAGAAATAGAGACTGTGCGTATGGAGTCTGTGCCAGTGTCTGGTTTATCTCCTGCCTCCTGGGGTTGCCTACTCTTCTGTCCCGGGAGCTCACCCTGATTGATGGTAAGCCATACTGTGCGGAGAAGAGGGCCACTCCAGTTAAACTGGCTTGGGGCCTGGTGGCCTTAATTTTTACGTTTTTTGCCCCTTTGGTGAGCATTGTGACCTGCTACTGTTGTATCACAAGGAAGCTGTGTGTCCGCTACCAGCAGTCGGGAAAGCACAACAAAAAGCTGAGGAAATCCATAAAGGTCATCTTTATCGTCGTGGCAGCCTTTGTCTTCTCCTGGCTGCCCTTTAATACTTTCAAGCTCCTGGCTATTGTTTCTGGGCTGCAGCAAGAACTCTACTTTCCTTCAGCTTTTCTCCAGTGGGGCATGGAGGTGAGTGGGCCCTTGGCCTTTGCCAACGGTTGCATCAGCCCTTTCATTTACTATGTCTTTGACAGCTACATCCGCCGGGCCATCCTGCACTGCTTGTGCCCTTGTCTGAAGAAGTATGACTTTGGGAGCAGCACCGAGACCTCAGACCTCACTAAGGCTCTCTCCAACTTCATTCAGGCAGAGGATTTTGCCAGAAGGAGGAAGAGGTCTGTGTCACTCTGA
- the CLDND1 gene encoding claudin domain-containing protein 1 isoform X1, which yields MDNRFATAFVIACVLSLISTIYMAASIGTDFWYEYRSPVQENSSDLNKSIWTDFASDEADEKTYNDALFRYNGTVGLWRRCITIPQNTYWYSPPERTESFDTVTKCISFTLNEQFVEKFVDPGNHNSGIDLLRTYLWRCQFLLPFVSLGLMCFGALIGLCACICRSLYPTIATGILHLLAGLCTLGSVSCYVAGIELLHQKLELPENVSGEFGWSFCLACVSAPLQFMASALFIWAAHTNRKEYTLMKAYRVA from the exons ATGGATAACCGTTTTGCTACAGCATTTGTAATTGCTTGTGTGCTTAGCCTCATTTCAACCATCTACATGGCGGCCTCAATTGGCACAGACTTCTGGTATGAGTATCGAAGTCCAGTTCAAGAAAATTCCAGCGATTTGAACAAAAGTATCTGGACTGACTTTGCTAGTGATGAGGCAGATGAAAAGACTTATAATGATGCACTTTTCCGATATAATGGCACAGTGGGATTGTGGAGACGGTGTATCACTATACCCCAAAACACATACTGGTATAGTCCACCAGAAAGGACAg AGTCATTTGATACGGTCACAAAATGTATCAGTTTCACGCTAAATGAGCAGTTTGTGGAGAAATTTGTTGATCCTGGAAACCACAATAGTGGGATCGATCTGCTTCGGACCT atcttTGGCGTTGCCAGTTCCTTTTACCTTTTGTTAGTCTAGGTTTGATGTGCTTTGGGGCTTTGATTGGACTTTGTGCTTGTATCTGCCGAAGCTTGTACCCCACCATCGCCACAGGCATTCTCCATCTCCTTGCAG GTCTGTGTACACTGGGCTCAGTGAGCTGTTACGTTGCTGGAATTGAACTACTCCACCAGAAACTAGAGCTGCCTGAGAATGTGTCTGGCGAATTTGGATGGTCCTTCTGCCTGGCTTGCGTCTCAGCTCCCTTACAGTTCATGGCTTCTGCTCTCTTCATCTGGGCCGCTCATACCAACCGGAAAGAGTACACCTTAATGAAGGCATATCGTGTGGCATGA
- the CLDND1 gene encoding claudin domain-containing protein 1 isoform X2 — translation MGGDRLENKTSVSVASWSSLNARMDNRFATAFVIACVLSLISTIYMAASIGTDFWYEYRSPVQENSSDLNKSIWTDFASDEADEKTYNDALFRYNGTVGLWRRCITIPQNTYWYSPPERTESFDTVTKCISFTLNEQFVEKFVDPGNHNSGIDLLRTYLWRCQFLLPFVSLGLMCFGALIGLCACICRSLYPTIATGILHLLAGLCTLGSVSCYVAGIELLHQKLELPENVSGEFGWSFCLACVSAPLQFMASALFIWAAHTNRKEYTLMKAYRVA, via the exons ATGGGCG GTGATAGACTAGAGAACAAGACCTCTGTCTCCGTAGCATCCTGG AGCAGTCTGAATGCCAGAATGGATAACCGTTTTGCTACAGCATTTGTAATTGCTTGTGTGCTTAGCCTCATTTCAACCATCTACATGGCGGCCTCAATTGGCACAGACTTCTGGTATGAGTATCGAAGTCCAGTTCAAGAAAATTCCAGCGATTTGAACAAAAGTATCTGGACTGACTTTGCTAGTGATGAGGCAGATGAAAAGACTTATAATGATGCACTTTTCCGATATAATGGCACAGTGGGATTGTGGAGACGGTGTATCACTATACCCCAAAACACATACTGGTATAGTCCACCAGAAAGGACAg AGTCATTTGATACGGTCACAAAATGTATCAGTTTCACGCTAAATGAGCAGTTTGTGGAGAAATTTGTTGATCCTGGAAACCACAATAGTGGGATCGATCTGCTTCGGACCT atcttTGGCGTTGCCAGTTCCTTTTACCTTTTGTTAGTCTAGGTTTGATGTGCTTTGGGGCTTTGATTGGACTTTGTGCTTGTATCTGCCGAAGCTTGTACCCCACCATCGCCACAGGCATTCTCCATCTCCTTGCAG GTCTGTGTACACTGGGCTCAGTGAGCTGTTACGTTGCTGGAATTGAACTACTCCACCAGAAACTAGAGCTGCCTGAGAATGTGTCTGGCGAATTTGGATGGTCCTTCTGCCTGGCTTGCGTCTCAGCTCCCTTACAGTTCATGGCTTCTGCTCTCTTCATCTGGGCCGCTCATACCAACCGGAAAGAGTACACCTTAATGAAGGCATATCGTGTGGCATGA